One window from the genome of Streptomyces sp. WZ-12 encodes:
- a CDS encoding peptidase inhibitor family I36 protein yields the protein MRIQQLSAALGPLAAAVALVFTTAVPTHATTGTATTSRVGAEAACPEGTVCFWSKPDFDGEMKAVHNRQHDCREVPFTPSRSVYNHAHETVSFYAKLHCSVQVGTLEPGGSARSVSLSSWR from the coding sequence ATGCGCATCCAGCAACTCTCCGCGGCACTGGGCCCGCTGGCCGCTGCGGTCGCCCTCGTGTTCACCACCGCCGTCCCCACACACGCAACGACCGGCACCGCGACGACCTCCCGGGTCGGCGCCGAGGCCGCCTGCCCGGAAGGTACCGTCTGCTTCTGGTCGAAGCCCGATTTCGACGGGGAGATGAAGGCCGTGCACAACCGTCAACACGACTGCAGGGAGGTGCCGTTCACCCCCTCGCGGTCGGTGTACAACCACGCGCACGAGACCGTGTCGTTTTATGCCAAGCTCCATTGCTCGGTCCAGGTCGGCACGTTGGAGCCCGGCGGATCAGCGCGGTCGGTCTCCCTCTCCAGTTGGCGCTGA
- a CDS encoding RDD family protein — MRLLARFLDYLIAAVLIGGAWVPATIWMSSTFKAGDHRGVPIVLGLFAWTLLVGLFFEPLTMAMGGTIGKAICGVRVVKVETGEKLGFGHALGRWLAYLGIGMVPVLGLINVLSCIWNEPFRQCMHDKAANTAVIKRRLQ, encoded by the coding sequence ATGCGCCTGCTCGCCCGCTTCCTCGACTACCTGATCGCCGCCGTGTTGATCGGAGGTGCCTGGGTGCCGGCGACCATCTGGATGTCCAGCACGTTCAAGGCCGGAGACCACCGCGGGGTGCCCATCGTTCTCGGTCTCTTCGCCTGGACGCTGCTCGTCGGCCTGTTCTTCGAACCGCTGACGATGGCGATGGGCGGCACCATCGGCAAAGCCATCTGTGGCGTGCGCGTCGTCAAGGTCGAAACCGGTGAGAAGCTGGGCTTCGGTCACGCCCTGGGTCGTTGGCTGGCCTATCTGGGCATCGGCATGGTGCCGGTCCTCGGCCTGATCAACGTGTTGTCGTGCATCTGGAACGAGCCGTTCCGACAGTGCATGCACGACAAGGCCGCCAACACCGCGGTCATCAAACGCCGCCTGCAGTGA
- a CDS encoding helix-turn-helix transcriptional regulator, translating to MATTEFGKAVRRWRDRVPPEAAGLPAGGQRRAAGLRREELAMLAGISVDYVTRLEQGRAANPSSQVVEALARALRLSQEERAHLFHLAGLAPPGPETVPGYLTPSIQRLLDRLTGTPVAVFNAAWTLLVANAPYEALMGDLPAGHGNERNGVWRHFLGGGTSRARRTPQAQREHEATLVADLRAVAERYPADRWLQRLIAELRTGSERFAQLWDTGAPGPHRASRKTIDHPQVGPVTLDCDLLTVAGSDLRIMVYTAEPGTGDAQRLALLTVLGSQDLVTPDT from the coding sequence ATGGCGACGACGGAGTTCGGCAAGGCGGTGCGCCGCTGGCGCGACCGCGTCCCACCCGAGGCGGCCGGGCTGCCGGCCGGCGGGCAGCGGCGCGCGGCCGGTCTGCGTCGGGAGGAGCTGGCCATGCTCGCCGGGATCTCCGTCGACTACGTGACCCGGCTTGAGCAGGGGCGGGCCGCCAACCCCTCGTCCCAGGTCGTCGAGGCCCTGGCCCGGGCGCTGCGGCTGTCGCAGGAGGAACGCGCCCACCTGTTCCACCTGGCCGGGCTCGCGCCGCCGGGACCGGAGACGGTGCCTGGGTACCTCACCCCGAGCATCCAACGGCTGCTGGACCGACTGACGGGGACGCCCGTGGCGGTCTTCAACGCCGCCTGGACCCTGCTCGTCGCCAACGCCCCGTACGAGGCGCTGATGGGCGACCTGCCCGCCGGGCACGGCAACGAACGCAACGGCGTGTGGCGCCACTTCCTCGGTGGCGGCACCAGCAGGGCCCGCCGCACGCCGCAGGCGCAACGCGAACACGAGGCCACGCTCGTGGCCGACCTGCGCGCCGTCGCCGAGCGCTACCCGGCCGACCGCTGGCTGCAACGGCTGATCGCGGAACTGCGCACGGGCAGCGAGCGGTTCGCGCAGCTCTGGGACACCGGCGCCCCCGGCCCCCACAGAGCCTCGCGCAAGACGATCGACCACCCGCAGGTCGGACCCGTGACGCTGGACTGCGACCTCCTCACGGTGGCGGGCAGCGACCTGCGGATCATGGTCTACACCGCCGAACCCGGCACCGGGGACGCCCAACGCCTCGCCCTCCTGACCGTCCTCGGCTCCCAGGACCTCGTCACCCCGGACACCTGA
- a CDS encoding YncE family protein, giving the protein MHRPPPASELLGKTPTRVAASALLSRRGHRLCWSTAAALVLTSTLVTAGAPPRTVARRVAGYPIRISAYVANSGTETASAYDTRLERKFGAVQVGHGPTGVGAAPDGESVYVANGQSDTVSVINIGARLVKATVRVGRRPFAAMPTRDGRRVLVANFGSDTVSVIDARGCHVIATVRVGPLPHSITTIPDGRAYVTDNGGGSVTVLDPQSRPIRRIPVGDFPSGISSPPSGRLVYVSNTGSSTVSVIDTRRDVVVARLPGGQAPLGNAVSPNGRFLYVADSARDCLLIIDIAARRIIGHVHVGAQPQGVAVTPDGRRVWVTNERSDSVSVIDPYTRQLRATLPTGHEPEGIAITPR; this is encoded by the coding sequence ATGCACCGTCCTCCGCCGGCCAGCGAGCTTCTTGGCAAGACACCGACCCGGGTCGCCGCGAGCGCGCTGCTCTCCCGCCGCGGCCACCGGCTGTGCTGGAGCACGGCCGCCGCCCTGGTGTTAACCAGCACACTGGTCACCGCTGGCGCGCCGCCGCGCACCGTGGCCCGGCGCGTGGCCGGCTACCCCATCCGCATCAGCGCCTACGTGGCCAACAGCGGCACCGAGACCGCCTCGGCTTACGACACCCGCCTGGAACGGAAGTTCGGTGCCGTCCAGGTGGGCCACGGCCCGACCGGCGTGGGGGCGGCTCCGGACGGCGAATCGGTCTACGTCGCCAACGGCCAGTCCGACACCGTCTCGGTCATCAACATCGGCGCCAGGCTGGTCAAGGCAACCGTACGAGTGGGGCGCCGGCCCTTTGCCGCGATGCCGACCCGGGACGGTCGCAGGGTGCTGGTGGCCAACTTCGGCTCGGACACGGTCTCGGTCATCGACGCCCGGGGGTGCCACGTGATCGCCACCGTGCGGGTGGGACCGCTGCCGCACAGCATCACCACCATCCCGGACGGACGCGCATACGTGACCGACAACGGCGGTGGCTCGGTAACGGTGCTCGACCCACAATCGCGGCCGATCCGCCGTATCCCGGTGGGGGACTTCCCCAGCGGCATCAGCTCGCCGCCCTCCGGCCGCCTGGTGTACGTCTCCAACACCGGTTCCAGCACGGTTTCGGTCATCGACACCCGCCGCGACGTCGTGGTGGCCCGCCTTCCCGGCGGCCAGGCCCCGCTGGGGAACGCGGTCAGCCCCAACGGCCGGTTCCTCTACGTCGCCGACTCGGCCCGGGACTGCCTGCTGATCATCGACATCGCCGCCCGCCGCATCATCGGCCACGTCCACGTCGGCGCGCAGCCGCAGGGCGTCGCCGTCACTCCGGACGGCCGGCGGGTGTGGGTGACCAACGAACGGTCCGACAGCGTGTCGGTCATCGACCCCTACACCCGGCAGCTCCGCGCTACGCTGCCGACCGGACACGAACCCGAGGGCATCGCCATCACACCGCGCTGA
- a CDS encoding SDR family NAD(P)-dependent oxidoreductase: protein MTTTLITGANKGLGFETARRLIAAGHTVYIGSRDAARGRQAAERLGSQARFVQLDVTDDASVAAAVEAIEADGGLDVLVNNAGIEARGTNNEVAGAAEVTADAMREVFETNVFGTVRVTHAVLPLLQRSAAPVVVNVSSGLASLTHLTTPDHPAAAYPGVAYPASKTAVNTITVQYAKAFPRMRINAVEPGFTKTDLNGNTGVQTVEEGAEIIVRMALVGADGPTGGYFDAAGRLPW from the coding sequence ATGACGACAACACTGATCACCGGAGCGAACAAGGGCCTCGGCTTCGAGACCGCCCGCCGCCTCATCGCCGCAGGTCACACCGTCTACATCGGCAGCCGGGACGCGGCCCGCGGACGCCAGGCAGCCGAGCGACTGGGCTCCCAGGCACGGTTCGTGCAGCTCGACGTCACCGACGACGCGTCCGTCGCGGCCGCGGTCGAGGCGATCGAGGCCGACGGCGGTCTGGACGTGCTGGTCAACAACGCCGGCATCGAGGCGCGGGGCACGAACAACGAGGTGGCCGGGGCCGCGGAGGTCACGGCCGACGCTATGCGGGAGGTCTTCGAGACCAACGTCTTCGGCACGGTGCGCGTCACGCACGCAGTACTGCCGCTGTTGCAGCGCTCCGCCGCCCCGGTGGTGGTCAACGTCAGCAGCGGCCTGGCCTCGCTCACGCACCTGACCACCCCGGACCACCCGGCCGCCGCCTACCCCGGCGTCGCGTACCCGGCGTCGAAGACCGCGGTCAACACGATCACCGTGCAGTACGCGAAGGCGTTCCCGCGGATGCGGATCAACGCGGTGGAGCCTGGTTTCACCAAGACCGACCTGAACGGGAACACCGGCGTGCAGACGGTCGAGGAGGGCGCCGAGATCATCGTCCGGATGGCGCTGGTGGGCGCGGACGGGCCCACCGGGGGCTACTTCGACGCGGCCGGGCGGCTGCCCTGGTAG
- a CDS encoding GntP family permease → MTAHAWTLLIILAAAIGALVTLINSRLRFHPFTALMLVSIGVGLAAGESPTRITTSLEQGAGKILGNVGVTLAFGAMLGRILSDSGATDKIARLVVDRAEGRRLPWYMAAAAFVIGIPMFFEIGLIVLLPLVFSVAQRLGHTGKFNGSPYLYLAAPTIAALSTLHGMVPPHPGPLIAVQGLHAHLGLTMLVGLVCAIPTVILAGPVYGRWIAPRLAVYPDSELVAQFAYRGATSGGEGRADHAPRTQPPATGDGVASPTRNAVPTGFAVTAVLVPVALMLLNTLAELALAKTDPLRPVLAFTGEPVIAMFAGFLVALFALGYRSGMPSEAIRTSSADSLKSVAGILLIIAGGGAFNQILVDSGIGKAVQSAATGAHLNVLVLGWLVALLLSFSTGSVTVGIVAATGILAPLTATGGSLHTALLVIAIGAGSIGLNYVNHAGFWLVKESFGMTLGQATKSHTAIQTIVSVCGLAMTLLLSNLT, encoded by the coding sequence GTGACCGCACACGCTTGGACCTTGCTGATCATCCTGGCGGCCGCCATCGGGGCGTTGGTCACGTTGATCAACTCACGGTTGCGGTTCCATCCGTTCACCGCCTTGATGCTCGTCTCGATCGGTGTCGGTCTGGCGGCCGGCGAATCCCCTACCCGTATCACCACGTCCCTGGAGCAGGGCGCCGGCAAGATCCTCGGCAACGTGGGTGTGACATTGGCCTTCGGCGCCATGTTGGGCCGGATCCTGTCGGACTCGGGAGCCACCGACAAGATCGCGCGGCTGGTCGTCGACCGCGCCGAGGGGCGCCGGCTTCCCTGGTACATGGCGGCCGCCGCGTTCGTCATCGGAATCCCGATGTTCTTCGAGATCGGGCTGATCGTGCTTCTCCCGCTGGTCTTCAGTGTGGCCCAACGCCTGGGCCACACAGGGAAGTTCAACGGCTCGCCCTACCTCTACCTGGCCGCTCCCACGATCGCGGCACTCTCGACGCTGCACGGCATGGTGCCCCCACACCCCGGGCCACTGATCGCGGTGCAGGGTCTGCACGCACATCTGGGCCTCACCATGCTGGTTGGTCTCGTCTGCGCGATTCCGACCGTCATCCTCGCCGGACCGGTCTACGGCCGATGGATCGCGCCACGACTCGCGGTGTACCCCGACAGCGAGTTGGTGGCCCAATTCGCCTACCGCGGCGCGACATCCGGCGGCGAAGGCAGGGCAGACCACGCGCCGCGCACTCAACCGCCGGCAACGGGCGATGGGGTCGCGTCGCCGACCAGGAACGCCGTCCCGACCGGGTTCGCGGTCACCGCGGTCCTCGTCCCCGTGGCGCTGATGCTGCTCAACACCCTGGCCGAACTCGCCCTCGCCAAGACCGATCCCCTGCGACCCGTGCTGGCCTTCACCGGCGAGCCGGTGATCGCCATGTTCGCCGGCTTCCTCGTCGCGCTCTTCGCCCTCGGCTACCGCAGCGGCATGCCCTCCGAGGCGATCCGTACGTCCTCGGCCGACAGCCTCAAGTCCGTCGCCGGCATCCTGTTGATCATCGCGGGCGGCGGAGCGTTCAACCAGATACTCGTGGACTCCGGCATCGGCAAGGCCGTTCAATCCGCGGCCACCGGCGCTCACCTCAACGTCCTCGTCCTCGGCTGGCTCGTGGCGCTGCTGCTCTCGTTCTCGACCGGATCAGTCACCGTGGGCATTGTCGCCGCGACCGGCATCCTCGCGCCCCTCACCGCAACCGGCGGAAGCCTGCACACCGCGCTGCTGGTCATCGCCATCGGCGCCGGCTCCATCGGCCTCAACTACGTCAATCACGCCGGATTCTGGCTGGTCAAGGAATCCTTCGGCATGACGCTGGGACAGGCCACTAAGTCACACACCGCCATCCAAACGATCGTCAGCGTCTGCGGGCTCGCCATGACCCTGCTCCTGTCGAACCTCACGTGA
- a CDS encoding GDSL-type esterase/lipase family protein, which yields MPNTHAMQDVPLVDGPVEFRGALEWETVGAAVLPLRLPAWTRAQYPDAFMRGVAEMPSGVRLAFRTEARRLELQVLTTVWHFDDSPDLMGPGVVELVVDGESVGRAAVPVGNVVRLADVRAEQRLEPGAPGTVRFADLPAGPKEIELWLPQQTRTELLALRADAEVAPPAPSDRRRWVHHGSSISHCIAADAPTGTWPAVAAALAGVDLLNLSQAGNALLDPYVARTIRDAPADLISLKVGINIVGSASFRRRTFAPAVHGFLDTVREGHPETPLLLISPILCPLLEDTPGPRVETPAGARAIGDPADVARGALTLNVVRDILARIVAERGERDRNLHYLDGRRLFATDDIDDLPDGLHPNAAGYRRIGKRFADVGFGPRGAFGQ from the coding sequence ATGCCCAACACCCATGCGATGCAGGATGTCCCCTTGGTCGATGGCCCGGTTGAGTTCCGGGGGGCGTTGGAATGGGAGACCGTCGGGGCGGCCGTGCTGCCGTTGCGGCTGCCCGCGTGGACCAGGGCACAGTATCCGGACGCGTTCATGCGCGGGGTGGCCGAGATGCCCTCGGGCGTGCGACTGGCGTTCCGCACCGAAGCGAGACGGCTGGAGCTCCAAGTCCTCACCACCGTATGGCACTTCGACGACAGCCCGGACCTGATGGGCCCGGGGGTGGTGGAACTGGTCGTGGACGGGGAGTCGGTCGGCCGGGCCGCGGTGCCGGTCGGCAACGTGGTGCGCCTGGCCGACGTGCGGGCGGAACAGCGGCTCGAACCAGGTGCCCCCGGAACCGTGCGGTTCGCGGACCTGCCGGCCGGGCCGAAGGAGATCGAGCTGTGGCTGCCGCAACAGACCCGCACCGAACTGCTCGCCCTGCGCGCCGACGCCGAGGTCGCACCGCCCGCACCGAGCGACCGCCGCCGTTGGGTGCACCACGGCAGCTCGATCAGTCACTGCATTGCCGCGGACGCCCCCACAGGCACCTGGCCGGCCGTGGCCGCCGCGCTCGCCGGAGTGGACCTGCTCAACCTCAGCCAGGCCGGCAACGCGCTGCTCGACCCCTACGTCGCGCGCACCATCCGGGACGCCCCCGCCGACCTGATCAGCCTCAAGGTGGGCATCAACATCGTCGGCAGCGCATCGTTCCGGCGGCGCACCTTCGCCCCGGCGGTACACGGCTTCCTGGACACGGTCCGCGAGGGTCATCCGGAGACTCCTCTGCTGCTGATCTCGCCGATCCTCTGCCCGTTGCTGGAGGACACCCCGGGCCCGCGGGTCGAGACGCCCGCGGGGGCGAGGGCCATCGGCGACCCCGCCGACGTGGCCCGGGGCGCCCTCACGCTGAACGTCGTGCGCGACATCCTCGCCCGGATCGTCGCGGAACGCGGCGAGCGCGACCGGAACCTGCACTACCTGGACGGGCGCCGGCTCTTCGCCACTGATGACATCGACGACCTGCCGGACGGCCTGCATCCGAACGCGGCCGGCTACCGACGGATCGGCAAGCGGTTCGCGGACGTTGGCTTCGGGCCGCGAGGGGCGTTCGGCCAGTAG